TTCGTCGGCTCGACGGGTTCGCTACCCCGCTTCTTTCAGCGCTCCCCTCACGGTCGGCGCCTTGCGGCTCGCTTCGGTCCCTACGACCAAGTTCCGGGAGGACTCTCACCTCCGGACCACTGTTCATGCTGGGCACACACGAAAAGCGGGCCGGCCTCGCTGGGAGGCCGGCCCGCTGGTGCGGTCCGTGGTTTGGACGGCTTACTGCTTGGGCGCGGGGGCCGTGGCGCCCGTGGGCGCCGGAGTGCCCGTCGCCGGGGTGGCCGGGGCGGGGAGGCCGGCGGCCGGGGCCGGGGTGCCGCCCGCGGGGCCCGTGGTGGACGGTGCCTGCGCGCCGGTGGCCGGTGCGGGTGTCGCCGGGCGGGCGCCGGGGAGCGTAGCGGGCGCGGAGGCGGGGGCCGCCGGGGCCGTGCCCTGCAGCTCTCGGCGCAGCACCGAGCCGCCCCGCTCCGGACGCGACGAGAGGATCGCCAGCGCGAACGCGAGCCCCACGAAGAGCCCGCCCGTCCACCACGTCATCTTGGTGAGGAGCGTGGCCGCCTGCCGCCCGCCGAAGAGCGTGTCGGAGCCGCCGGAGCCGCCCCCCATCGAAGCGAGCCCGCCGCCCTTCCCCGACTGGAGCAGCACCGTGGGGATCAGGACGAACGAATCTAGGATCAGAAGGATCAACAGGAACGTGAACACGGAGAGCTCAGGAAGGGGTGACGTGGCTGGCGGTAAACGGTGTAAGTTAGCCACGCAGGCGCGGTTGTCAACCCGCCGCGCAGATCTCCGCAAAGCCGGCGGGGTCCAGCGACGCCCCACCCACCAGCACCCCGTCCACCTCCGGCTGGGCCAGCAGCTCCGCCGCATTCTCAGGCTTCACGCTGCCGCCGTAGAGGATGGGGATCGCGCGCGCACCCTCCGGACCACAGGCCGCGGCGAGGCGCGCCCTCACGGCGCGGTGCATCGAGTCCGCGTCGGCGGGGCTCGCCGTCTCGCCGGTGCCGATGGCCCACACCGGCTCGTACGCCACCACCAGGCGCGCCGTCTCCTGGCGCGTGAGGGTGGCCAGGACGGGCACGAGCTGTCCATCCACCACCGCCTCGGCGCGGCCGGCGCGGCGCTCGTCCAGCGTCTCGCCCACGCACAGCAGGGGCACGAGTCCGCCGTCGAGCACCGCGCGCACCTTGCGCACCGTCTGCGTCACCGTTTCGCCGAAGACGTGGCGGCGCTCGCTGTGGCCGATCAGCACGTACTCCGCGCCGGCCTCGGCGGCCAGCGGCACGGACAGCTCGCCGGTGAAGGCGCCGCCCGCCTCCCAGTACACGTTCTGCACCCCCAGCCGCACGTCCGGCCGCCCCCGCAGCGCCTCGCGCGCGGCGGTGAACGAGATGGCGGGGGGAAAGAAGAGCACCGTGGCGTCCTCGCGCGGGGCGTGCCGCGCGAGGAAGTCGTCGAAGAAGCCGGCCGCCGCCGCGGGGCCCAGGTTCATCTTCCAGTTGCCGGCCAGCACCGGCGTGCGCGGCGCCGTCACCGCGCCCCCCGCGGCGAGAGCGCGGCCACGCCCGGGAGGACGCGCCCCTCCAGGAACTCGAGCGAAGCGCCGCCGCCGGTGGAGACGTGCGAGATGCGCGACTCCAGCCCCATCCCCGACACCGCCGCAGCCGAGTCGCCGCCGCCGACCACGGTGGTGGCGCCGCCGTCGGTGGCGTCGGCCACGGCCAGCGCGACGCCGCGCGTCCCTTCGGCGAAGGCGGGGATCTCGAAGACGCCCATCGGCCCGTTCCACAGCACCGTCTTCGCGGAGCGGACCACGCGGCCGTACGCTTCCACTGTCGCGGGGCCCACGTCGGCCACCATGCGGTCGGTCGGGATCGCCTCGCGCGCGACGGTGGCGGCATCGGCCCCCTCCTCCAGCCGGTCCGTCACCACGCAGTCGGTCGGCAGGAGGAGCTTCCCCCCGGCTTCCGCGATCAGCTCGCGGGCGAGATCCACGCGGTCCTCCTCCACCAGCGAGGTGCCGGTGCCGAGCCCCATCGCGCGGAAGAAGGTGTTCGCCATCGCCCCGCCGATCACCAGGTGGTCCACCTTGGGGAGGAGCGAGCGGATGACGTCGATCTTCCCCGAGATCTTGGCGCCGCCGATGATGGCCACGAAGGGGCGCTCCGGCTGTTCCAGCACGCGGCCCAGGTACTCCAGCTCGCGCGCCATCAGGAGCCCCGCCACCGCCGGCTTGCCGTGCGCCCGCATCACGTCCGCGATCCCCGCGGTGGAGGCGTGCGCGCGGTGGGCGGCTCCGAAGGCGTCGTTGACGTACACGTCGCCCAGCGCCGCCAGCTCCTCGGCCAGCGCGGGGTCGTTCTTCTCCTCGCCGGCGAAGTAGCGGGTGTTCTCCAGCAGGACGGCCTCGCCCGGGAGGAGCATGGAGACGGCGCCGTGCGCCTCGCGCCCCACCGTGTCCGGCACGAACCTCACCGTGCGCCCCTCCAGCAGCTGCGCCAGCCGCTCCCCCGCGGGGCGCAGCGACATCTCCGGCACCGGCTTCCCCTTGGGACGCCCGAAGTGCGCCAGCAGCACCACCTTGGCCCCCTGCTGCAGGAGCGCGTCGAGGGTGGGGAGGGTGGCCCGGATGCGCGAGTCGTCCGTGATCCGCCCCTCGTCGTCGAGCGGCACGTTGTAATCGACGCGAACGACCACGCGGCGCCCCTGGATCTCGTCGGCGCGCAGGTCGGCGATGGTTTTTCTGTTCATGCTTCCTGGCGTTACGCGTATGGTGGAAGAGTCCTAAGTGCTGAGTCCTAAGTCCTGGCAGTTCAGCACTCAGGACTTAGGACTCAGCACTCTCGCACGACGGCTGCCTACACGCGCCGACCCCGGCTACAGCCGTTCCCCCATGAACCGCGCCAGGTCCACGCAGCGGTTCGAGTAGCCCCACTCGTTGTCGTACCAGGCCACCACCTTCACCAGCCCGGCCGTCACGCTGGTGGAGGGCGCATCGACGATGGACGAGTGCGGGTTGCCGATGTAGTCCACCGACACCAGCTCCGACTCCTCGAAGCCCAGGATCCCCTTCATGGCGCCCTGCGACGCGGCGCGAAGCGCATCGTTCACGGCCGCGGCGTCCACCTCCTGCTCCAGCTCGCAGGTAAGGTCCACCAGCGACACGTTGGGCGTGGGGACGCGGATCGCGAAGCCGTCGATCTTCCCCTTCACCTCGGGAATCACCAGCCCGGTCGCCTTGGCGGCGCCGGTGGTGGTGGGGATCATGGAGACGGCCGCGGCGCGGGCCCGGCGCAGGTCCTTGTGCGGCAGGTCCAGGATGTTCTGGTCGTTGGTGTACGAGTGGATCGTCGTCATGACCCCGCGCTTGAAGCCGAACGAGTCGCGCAGCACCTTCACCACCGGCACCAGGCAGTTGGTGGTGCACGAGGCGTTGGAGACGACGTGGTGGTTGGCCGGGTCGTACTTGTCGCCGTTCACCCCCAGCACGATGGTAATGTCCTCGCCCTTGGCCGGGGCGGAGATGATCACCTTCTTGGCGCCGCCCTGGATGTGCTTCGCCGCGTCGTCGCGGTTGGTGAAGCGGCCGGTCGACTCGATCACGATGTCCACACCCAGGTCGCCCCAGGGGAGCGCGGCGGGGTCCTTCTCGGCGAAGACGCGCAGCTCGTCGCCGTCCACCAGGAGCGAGTTCTCGCGGGCTTCCACGGTGCCGGGGTAGCGGCCGTGGACGGAGTCGTACTTCAGTAGGTGCGCGAGCGTGGCGGTGTCCGTCAGGTCGTTGACGGCCACGAAGTCGATGTCGGTGGCGCCGGCCTGCTTGGCGGCACGAAGGACGTTGCGGCCGATGCGGCCGAATCCGTTGATGGCGACGCGAATTGCCATGGCCTCTCTCTCGGGTACGTTGGGGCGGCGCGTCAGCTTCGCTCCAGCTCGGGAACGACGCGGGCGAAGGTGGCCACGCTCACCGCTCGGGTGCCGGCTTCCACGAGCGCCTCCACGCAGCTCAGCGCGGTGGCCCCCGTGGTCCACACGTCGTCCACCAGGATGACGTGCTCGCCGCGCAGCTCCGCCGCCCGGCTGGCCGGCACGGCGAAAGCGCGCGCTACGTTAGCCCGCCGCTCCCCCGGATGCAAGGCCGTTTGGGTGGCCGTGGCCCGCACCCGCAAGAGCAAGTCCTCGCGTGTCACTCGACCGGTGCGAGCCGCGAATCCGCGCGCCAGGAGCGCCGCCTGGTTGTACCCGCGCTCCCGCGTACGCGCCGCGCTGGTGGGCACCGGCACCACGATCCGCGCCTCGTCCATCGTCTCGCGCGGCCACTCCATCGCCGCCATCTTCGCCGCCATCGGCTCCGCCGCCGCGGACCAGCCGCCGTATTTGAGAGCGTGCACGAGCGTCCGCGGCACCTCGCCCATCGCAAAGGGCGAGCGGATGGCGCGCACCCCCGCTGGCCACGCGTCGCAGGTTCGGCACACCGGCGAGGGCTCACGGTGCGGGTCCACGGGGCTCCAGCACCGGGCGCAGCGCGGCACGGGAAGCGGCCTGCACTTCATCCAGCAGAGCCGGCACACGATCCGCTGCGAGTCCGCCGTCGGCACCGCCTCGCGGCACCCCACGCACACCGGCGCGAACACGAGGTCGAGCGCTCCGGCCCACGCGTCGCGGATCAGGGTTGGGAATGGCATCGTTGTGGGGCCCTCACCCCCGCTCGTTCCTCGCCGCCATGGGCGCGATTTATCGCGCCCATGCCCGACGCCGCTCCGCCGCCCGCCTGGTCGCACAAATCCGGTAGGGGCAGACCCGCGTGTCTGCCCTCCCCTGCCCCGCGTCGACCGCCGCCTCACGCACCAACCTCGTAGGGGCCGCCCCACCGGCTGCCCGTGTCCTGCCCCCCTCTGCCCTCGCCGTTTGACGCCGGACCCAACCGCGGCTCCGACACGCAGAACCGTCAGCCCGCACCCAGCGCCGCGCGCATCGCATCGACCGGCGGCTCGGCGCGCCACCAGCGGCGGAAGGCGGCGGCGCCCTGCTGCAGCAGCATCTCCTTGCCGTCCGCGGCGGGGATGCCGTGGGCGCGCACGTGGTGCACCCAGGACGTGCCGCTGGGCGAATACACGACGTCCAGCGCGGCGGCGAAATGCGCACCGCCGGTGGGCGGGAGGGGGTCGGCGGGGCGCAGGCCCAGCGACGTGGAGTTGATCGCGAGATCGAAAGTCCGATCCGACAGGTCGGCGTCCAGCGAAAGAACCTCGATCCGCAGCGACTCCGATGCGAAGCGCGCGGCGAGCTCGTGCGCGCGATCAGGGCCGCGGTTCAGGAGCGTAACGTGCCGCGCGGACCCCTCGAGCGCGCAGAGCACCGCCCGCGCCGCTCCCCCAGCGCCGACCACGAGGACGGATTCGGGCGCGTTCTCCCCCGCGACGGCGGAGATGGCGGCG
The Longimicrobium sp. DNA segment above includes these coding regions:
- the gap gene encoding type I glyceraldehyde-3-phosphate dehydrogenase, encoding MAIRVAINGFGRIGRNVLRAAKQAGATDIDFVAVNDLTDTATLAHLLKYDSVHGRYPGTVEARENSLLVDGDELRVFAEKDPAALPWGDLGVDIVIESTGRFTNRDDAAKHIQGGAKKVIISAPAKGEDITIVLGVNGDKYDPANHHVVSNASCTTNCLVPVVKVLRDSFGFKRGVMTTIHSYTNDQNILDLPHKDLRRARAAAVSMIPTTTGAAKATGLVIPEVKGKIDGFAIRVPTPNVSLVDLTCELEQEVDAAAVNDALRAASQGAMKGILGFEESELVSVDYIGNPHSSIVDAPSTSVTAGLVKVVAWYDNEWGYSNRCVDLARFMGERL
- the secG gene encoding preprotein translocase subunit SecG; its protein translation is MILLILDSFVLIPTVLLQSGKGGGLASMGGGSGGSDTLFGGRQAATLLTKMTWWTGGLFVGLAFALAILSSRPERGGSVLRRELQGTAPAAPASAPATLPGARPATPAPATGAQAPSTTGPAGGTPAPAAGLPAPATPATGTPAPTGATAPAPKQ
- the tpiA gene encoding triose-phosphate isomerase, yielding MTAPRTPVLAGNWKMNLGPAAAAGFFDDFLARHAPREDATVLFFPPAISFTAAREALRGRPDVRLGVQNVYWEAGGAFTGELSVPLAAEAGAEYVLIGHSERRHVFGETVTQTVRKVRAVLDGGLVPLLCVGETLDERRAGRAEAVVDGQLVPVLATLTRQETARLVVAYEPVWAIGTGETASPADADSMHRAVRARLAAACGPEGARAIPILYGGSVKPENAAELLAQPEVDGVLVGGASLDPAGFAEICAAG
- the aroE gene encoding shikimate dehydrogenase is translated as MSFVPSASTRLFALLGDPVSHSLSPAFQNAALRAAGLDGVYVALRCSPSEVEGLIRGIARAGGGGNVTVPHKAIAAAAVDRRTATVERTGACNAFWLEDGEVWGDNTDVAGARAAISAVAGENAPESVLVVGAGGAARAVLCALEGSARHVTLLNRGPDRAHELAARFASESLRIEVLSLDADLSDRTFDLAINSTSLGLRPADPLPPTGGAHFAAALDVVYSPSGTSWVHHVRAHGIPAADGKEMLLQQGAAAFRRWWRAEPPVDAMRAALGAG
- a CDS encoding ComF family protein yields the protein MPFPTLIRDAWAGALDLVFAPVCVGCREAVPTADSQRIVCRLCWMKCRPLPVPRCARCWSPVDPHREPSPVCRTCDAWPAGVRAIRSPFAMGEVPRTLVHALKYGGWSAAAEPMAAKMAAMEWPRETMDEARIVVPVPTSAARTRERGYNQAALLARGFAARTGRVTREDLLLRVRATATQTALHPGERRANVARAFAVPASRAAELRGEHVILVDDVWTTGATALSCVEALVEAGTRAVSVATFARVVPELERS
- a CDS encoding phosphoglycerate kinase, which codes for MNRKTIADLRADEIQGRRVVVRVDYNVPLDDEGRITDDSRIRATLPTLDALLQQGAKVVLLAHFGRPKGKPVPEMSLRPAGERLAQLLEGRTVRFVPDTVGREAHGAVSMLLPGEAVLLENTRYFAGEEKNDPALAEELAALGDVYVNDAFGAAHRAHASTAGIADVMRAHGKPAVAGLLMARELEYLGRVLEQPERPFVAIIGGAKISGKIDVIRSLLPKVDHLVIGGAMANTFFRAMGLGTGTSLVEEDRVDLARELIAEAGGKLLLPTDCVVTDRLEEGADAATVAREAIPTDRMVADVGPATVEAYGRVVRSAKTVLWNGPMGVFEIPAFAEGTRGVALAVADATDGGATTVVGGGDSAAAVSGMGLESRISHVSTGGGASLEFLEGRVLPGVAALSPRGAR